From Nicotiana tabacum cultivar K326 chromosome 15, ASM71507v2, whole genome shotgun sequence, the proteins below share one genomic window:
- the LOC107804965 gene encoding protein RADIALIS-like 4 yields the protein MASNSTWTPQQNKKFENALAIYDKDTPDRWRNLAKAVGGGKTEEDVKIHYEKLVEDIKRIESGQVPLPKYNKANGGHNNKGYTFNDEEQRLRYLKLQ from the exons ATGGCCTCAAATTCAACTTGGACTCCTCAGCAAAACAAGAAGTTTGAGAATGCATTGGCCATTTATGACAAAGACACACCAGATCGGTGGCGTAATTTGGCTAAGGCAGTTGGTGGTGGTAAGACAGAGGAAGACGTGAAAATTCACTATGAAAAACTTGTGGAAGATATCAAACGCATTGAGTCTGGTCAAGTTCCTTTGCCTAAATACAATAAGGCAAATGGTGGCCATAACAACAAAGGCTACACGTTCAACGATGAAGAACAAAG GCTGAGGTATCTCAAGCTCCAATAG